The Magnetococcales bacterium genome segment AAAAAACGTCCCGGCGCCCGTCGCAAGGCCTCTGCAAAAAAACGTCCGGGCACGTCCGAAAGATCCCCTTCGTTCAAACCCGGAGGAGAGACCCGGGGAGCCTCCTCGGCCAGTCGGGAGCGGGGAGAGTCCCAAGGCACCCCCTTTGGGGAAAAACCCCGGGAAAACCAAAAAACATCCCGCCCGATTCAATACCGGGGCATGCCGGGCAAATCCCCCTCGGAATATCGCAAGGAAAGAGCCCAAACGCCTCTGCCACAGGAGCCTCTGGAAAAGCCGGACGCGCCGCCCCCTATGGCCAAGCGCCCGGACCAGCAGGAGGATACCTTCAGGGAAAAACGCCCGGAGAGACCGGATACGGATAGCCCCTCTGGGGAAAAGCGTTCCGGCAGACTCTGGACAAAAACAGCCCCCACCAAAATGCGTCGTGACCGGCAAGAAAAATCCGGAGCGGTTCGTCTCTGGTTTCCAAAGGGCCACGACTCCCGCACCGCTGCCATTCGGGTGGTGCTGGGGGTACTTCGGGATGGAGAAGCCCTGGATAGCGCTCTCGATTATCACCTGGAGCGGGTGCAGGGGCTATCCGGTCGGGATCGGGGCTTGGCGGTGGAGATTGCCACCGGCACCATCCGCCACTTGAGCCTTCTGGATCATCTCCTGGGTTGCGCCATGACCCGGGGGATGCCTCCCAAGGATCACTTTCTCTGGGCTGTGTTGCGAACGGCCAGCTACCAGATCCACTTCATGCGCATTCCCGCCCGGGCTGCCGTTCATGAAGCGGTCGCTCTGGTTAAAAAATCCCCGGATCTGCCCCGGGCCGGATTCATCAACGCCGTGCTGCGCAGGGTGACCGATCAGGACCGGGAAAAACTCCTGTCCACCCTCACCAACCCCACCAGCCGCCGGGCCATCACCTGGTCCCACCCACCGTGGCTGGTGGCCCTCTGGGAGTCGCAACTGGATGGCCCCCTCCTGGAACAACGCCTGGCTGCCAACAATATCCCCGGCCCCCTCACCCTGCGGGTCAACACCCTGGTAACCAACCGTCAGGAAGCTCTGGCCGCCTGGGGAGAGAGAGCCCGACCCACCGATTTTTCCCCGGAAGGGGTCGTGATCACGGGGGGTGGTCCCATCTGGGAGCTGCCGGGGTTCAAGGAGGGGTGGTTTGCGGTGCAGGATGAAGCGGCGCAACTGGTCTCCCGGCTGTTGGATCCCCGGCCCGAAGAAAAAATTCTCGACGCCTGTGCCGCGCCAGGAGGAAAAACCGCCCATCTGGCAGCCCTGGCCAACAATCAGGCCCACATCACAGCCCTCGACAGCAATCCCAAACGCCTGGAAAGGGTGCGGGAAAATCTGGAGCGTCTTCAGGTCCAGGGGGTGGAAGTGATGGCGGCAGATGCGGGCGATTTCAGCGTGGGAGATCCTTCATCAACGGAAGAAAATCCCCTCCAAACCGCCCCCCCCCTCTTCGACAAGGCCCTGGTGGATGCCCCCTGTCTTGGTACCGGGGTCATCCGTCGCCATCCGGATATCAAATGGCGTCGGAAGCGGGACTCCCTGGAGCGGATTATCCAAGAGCAAGCCCGGATTTTAAATCAGGTCGCCGCCCAGGTACGCCCGGGGGGGGTGCTGGTCTATGCCACCTGCTCCCTGGAAACCGGGGAAAATGAACAACAGATCAGCCACTTTCTCGAAACCCACCCCGAGTGGCAACCAAGCCCCCTGGATTCAGAGCGGGAGGGACTACCCGAAGCGAGCATCACTCCCCGTGGCGAGTTCCGCTCGGAGCCGGGGTTGGAAGGGATGGATGGTTTTTTTGCAGCGCGGTTGGTAAAAAATATTGAATCCCCTTAAACAGGGTATTAATGGTTGCCTTTTTACACTCTTTTCCATAGTGTTACCCAGAGGTGTTATCGGGTGCTTTCCGCCCTGCCTGCCAATCTCAACCAAATAGAGTGAAATAACCCCAAAAGACTCAATCGGTCGCTCTCTATCGTTGAGGCAATTCAACATGCTGTCTGATGCCTAAACCTTGGATTCACCACGACTTTCATCTCACCAACACCGGCTGTTTGACGGTCGCTTTCCCATGGAGAAACCAACCTCCAACACCCTCAAGCAACCTCCTGATCCAACGCTGCAAACGACTGGACCACCCCCGGCAACATATCCCATCGAGCCCCCAGAGAGGCCCGTTATTTTCTTCTGACCTCAAAACCAAGAAACTATCGAGACTATGAACCTAGCCAAACGTTTTCTGCCCTTTCTGAACTGGTTCCCCATGAGTGGCGGAACCATCCGCGCCGACCTGATCGCCGGCATCACCGTCGCCCTGGTTTTGATTCCCCAATCCATGGCCTATGCCCAGCTGGCGGGACTCCCCCCCTACTATGGGCTCTATGCCGCCTTCATGCCCGGCGCCATCGCCGCCCTCTTCGGCTCCTCCAAGCAGCTGGCAACCGGCCCGGTGGCAGTGGTTTCGCTACTGACCGCCTCCGCCCTGCTCCCCTTTGCCGCAGCGGGCTCCGATCCCTACATCGGCCTCGCCATCATGATGACTTTGATGGTGGGTATGTTTCAGCTCGCCTTGGGTCTCAGCCGCCTGGGAGTGGTGATCAGCTTTCTCTCCCATCCGGTAATCATCGGCTTTACCAACGCCGCCGCCCTGGTGATTGGCCTCTCCCAGCTCTCCAAAATTTTCGGGGTCAAGATGGGCCGGAGCGAAAGCTTCATGAACGACATCTGGCAAGTGGTGCTTCAGGTGGGGGATCTTCACTTTGTCACCCTGCTCTTTGGGGTGGCCGCCTTTACCATCATGGTCGTTTTGAAAAAGAAAAAACCAAAATACCCCAACGTGTTGATCGCCGTCAGTGTCACCACCATCATCAGCTGGATGATCGGCTTCGAAAACATGGGCGGCAAGGTGGTCGGCACCATTCCCGAGGGGCTGCCGAAATTTGCCTTCCCGGAGCTGGATTTGGCCACCATGGCCCAGCTTTTCACCAGCGCCATGGTGATCTCCCTGGTAGGCTTCATGGAGGCGATCTCCATCGCCAAGGCGATGGCCGCCAAAACCAAGGACCGCATCGATCCCAACCAGGAGCTGATCGGTCAGGGGCTGGCCAATATCGTCGGTAGTATCGCCCAATCCTATCCCACCTCCGGCTCCTTCTCCCGCTCGGCGGTTAACTTGAGCGCAGGCGCCAGAACCGGGCTCTCCTCTCTCTTCACCGCCCTGGTGGTGCTCATCACCCTGCTCTTTTTGACTCCCCTCCTCTATCATCTCCCCCAGGCGGTGCTGGCAGCGGTGATCATGATGGCGGTGATTGGGCTGATCAACTTCAAGGCCGTAAGCCACGCCTGGCACGCCAACAAGCACGACGGCATCGCCGCTGTGGTCACCTTCGTCGCCACCCTGGGCTTCGCCCCCCATCTCGACAAGGGGATCATGATCGGTGCAGGGCTCGCCATCTTTTTCTTCCTCTTCCGGGTAATGCGCCCCCGGGTGGCCATCCTCGGACGTTACAAGGACGGCACCCTCCGGGATCTCCAGGTCCACCCCACCCTGCCCACCGATGACCGCATCATCCTCATCCGCTTCGACGGGCAACTCTTCTTTGCCAACATCACCTATTTTGAGGACTCCATCCTGGGTGCTCTTGCCGATAAGCCGGACGCCAAATATATCCTGGTGGTGGGCGACGGCATCAACCAGCTGGATGCCTCCGGCGAGGAAGTGATCCACCACTTGGTGGAACGGATGGCAGAAAACAACATCACGATGGTCTTTTCAGGACTGAAAAAACAGGTGCTGGATGTCATGCGCCGCACCAATCTGTTCGATGCCATCGGCGGGGATAACAATATCTTCGCAACGGAAAGCCAGGCCATCGCCGACATGTACCGACGACTGGAGGGTGATCACAAACCGTTGATGCCGGAAGAGAGATTGGCTGAAACTTGATCGTTTAATCCGGGGATGATCTGTTCGGGATCATGGTCTATGAAGAGTCCAGGTCAAGATCAGAAGAGATATAACCATTCGAATCAAGAATTGGGCATATGTCGTTGCTCTTTTGCCGTTGCTCTTTTGCCGTCATTCCCGCGAAAGCGGGAATCCAGGGAGGCTGGCACGAACCTTTTCCAAATCTTGCCTCACTTTCAGCAAAACACCGGCCTTACTTGAAGATTTGGTTTTTCCTTGAGGGCAATCATCAGCTCCCTGGATCCCCGCCTTCGCGGGGATGACGAGTCAGGTTCCCGGGGATGACGAGTCAGGTTCCCGGGGATGACGAGTCAGGTTCCCGGGGATGACGAGTCAGGGAAGAGTGTCCAATTTTGAGATAGAACTGCTACAGATCAAAATCAAAAGAGATAGATCAAGATCAAAGGAAAAAGAAAAACCGTGGGGGCTTCGCCCCCACACCCCCGGGGGGGTGTAAAGCAAAATCAAAAGAAACAGATCAAAATCAAGATCAAAGGAAAGACCTTGGGGGGAAGGAATCCCCCCCAATCCCCCCCCTCTTTTTTTTTAATAGTTTAAAGTCAAAAGATTTATGCCTCCTTCCATCCGGCAACTCCTCCGCTCCCACGGGATCTTTCCCAAAAAAGGGCTCAGCCAAAACTTCCTCACCGATCCCACCATCTCCAACCAAATCGTCAACCTGGCCAACGTCCACCCAGGCGACAGAGTCGTGGAAATCGGCCCAGGCATCGGCAGCCTCACCCAACCACTCCTCAAACAATGCGAAGTCGTCCACGCCATCGAAATGGATGACCAACTCATCCCCATCCTGAAAGAAACCACACAAAATAAAGGCACCCTCCACATCATCCAGGGAGACGCCCTCAAAATCAATTACACCACCCTCGCCAACCAACTGGGCGGCCCCATTCATATCGTCGCCAACCTCCCCTACCGTATCTCCTCACCCCTCCTCTTCCACCTCCTGGAACAACGCCACACCATCGCCTCCATGACCCTCATGTTCCAAAAAGAGGTCGCCCAACGACTCACCGCCCCACCCAACTGCAAAGACTACGGAGCGCTCACCGTCCAATGCCAAATGTGGATGGATGTGGAAAAAGTGCTGGATGTGCCACCAGACGCCTTCCACCCAGTGCCAAAAGTCACCTCCGCCGTGGTCCACTTCCTCCCCCGGCAAAAACCCGTAGCCGAAATACCCGACCCGGCCTGGTTCAACCAAGTGGTGCGCACCGCCTTCGGTCAACGCCGAAAAACCCTGAAAAATGCCCTCAAACCCCTGGATCCAGATTCAGGAGAGTGGCTCAAAAAAGCCGACATCGACCCCATCCGCCGGGGAGAAACCCTGACCCTGACAGAATTCGCCCACCTGGCCCGAATCGGCTTAGCTAAAGCCATCCCACCTGAAGACACCATCCAATCCTGAACAACAGTTATTCAGTATCGGTAGGAGAAAATTGAGGCTCTGTTGTAGGAGGGGGAACAACCCTTTCCTCTTTCATAACAACCTGTTCCAGCTCAATCAGATACTCTTGACGCAACTCTAGAAACCGGTCCCGGTCATTGACCTTCAAAGCCTCCCAGGCAGCGACTGAAATGGCATGACTTAGCAAAATCTCTTCGCGTTTTGGTGGATCGACTTTTCCCAACGCCAACAGCCACTTCGAGGCCTGAGACCTCTCCTCATCAACCACCTGAAGAATCCGATTGGCTGGCCCTTGTGCCAAATCCCTATCAATACCGGAAGAAAAAATACGCCCCAAAGCACTGGGGCCTTGGGACAAAATATTCTTCCATGGATCTGCAATGAGGTTACCCTGACTGTCACGGGGTTTCTGGTTCAGCAGCATCAACAGGATGGTACGGGCTCGGGCACTACGCATGTCAAACCGCTTTGGAAACGCCTGCGCTGGCTCTTCCAAGTTCATGTTTTTCAAATGTGTGGGATTGTCATTGGCAGCGACCTCATTGCGAAACTCCTTAACCAGGGCACTGATCCGGGATGGATTGCCACTGGCGATCCATCCGGCAAAAGATGAAACCCAAAACCAGCGCCGCAACAAGCTTTTCTGGTTTTCCGTCGGGTCTGGGCGCTGGGAAAAAAAAGCGCTCAGCACCACCAACTGCATGCCGTAGGGAAGTAGCCGACTGCAATTCACACCCATATTCATCAGAAAAGACACAGCCCTTAACAGCGACTGATCAGACTCTTCCACCGCCACCTCTGACAACTTCCTTCGGATTTCCCCTCTTTTTCCCTTGGCTGTCGCCCTGGTCCAGTCAGTCCGGTAGATCTCTTCATCAATGTTGGCCAGGTGAGCCCGAAGGACAAATCGTCGATCAATATCTCCAAAGCCATAACGGTCCAACTGTTCAAGAGAGCGATCAATAATTACATCGAAGCGAAAAGAGGGCTTGCCGGAAGGATCTTCCATATAGGTCAAGGCAGAGGCCATCTGATCGGCAGTCATGGCCCGACCTCTGGAATTCAAACGGGTAAATGTCTCCACCGCCTGAGTCAGGTTGGAATGTTGCAGACGGATAAGCGGAAGTTTGTATCCCTGAAAAGTGCGGGCCAAGGTCTGTACACGACTGACATAGCCCAACCCCTCATCTCCCTGTGCTGCGTTGCGCATACGGTCACACTCAGTGAGCAGATCAATGGTATCGTTCAATTTCCACATGGGAAAATGGAACGCTTCCATGGTTTCTTCCCGTTTGGGATGCTCAAATTCATTCGCACGCGCATCAAACCAAATTTTCCACCGATCCGGATCTTCATCGTCCGTATCCTGCTCGTTCGGCTGCAGGAGAGCCCCCACCAAGGTAGTCAAACGCTGTTGACCATCCAACACATGAGCAATCGTGCTCCCCTCAGGCGCACTGATAACGGTAGTGGTACCGATTCGAGAGGTACTGCTTAGAACAGTATTCGTATCCCACACCAACAGGCTGCCAATGGGAAACTGCTGGCGAATACTGTCCAACAGTTCCCGAATCTGCTCCCGGCTCCACACAAACGGGCGCTGAAAGCGGGGAATGCGGATACGGCCACGTCTGACCTCCTGCAGCAGGTCGGAAATGAAGACAATCTCGGATTTGACTTCTGGAAGGGACTGGTTTTCTTGCATGATCGATTTCCTACACCTCTTTGAGAATCAGCTCCACCAACTGATCCAGCTCTTCAGCGCCATCCCGAAGGACCAAATTATCCTTGGTCCATAGATCGGCAGGCTGCTCCATTATTTTTTTAAAAATTTTTCTCTCAATGGCTGATTTCATATCAACGAAATCTCGCTCTCCAGGCTCCATGTCAAGAACGGTCTCAACTTTTTCTCGGGACTGATGGTTTGATGGTTGTAAAGCCCACGCCTCCAAGGTCTCATCCGGGATATAATTTTCAATAGCGCGCTTAATCAGTACATGATAGACAATTTGGTGCTCTTTACAGCACGCTACGACTTTCCCAACCTGGTTACTCAACCCGCCAGGTTTATCACTGTCCCGATCCGTCAAAACCACCAACCGGAGGGGAATGCCATCCTCACTGGCCTTCGCCATCTGATCATCGATATGATTGGGTAAATCTGTAACACCGCCACCGGAAATATACGTCAAGCCCTGGTCATCCACCTGTTCATACCACTCATTAAAATCATCCCCCCCATAGGCTTTCAAAATTATTTTCAGGAACTTCCCATCTGAAAATTTGTTTTCCACCAAAATTGAAAGAGGCTTATCCAGGTAACAAGCCGCAGGCTCTGCTGGCAGAAAAGTGGCATTTTCCTCCTCCCGGCCAGGGGCACCATTCTCACCAACGACGATGCAACGGGAATGGATTTGCCTATTGGCTGGATAAGCCCCCATCTCAGCTGATTTTTCCATCAACAGCTGGATGTAATTACCCTCACGCGCTACCCGTTGGTACCAACCACTTGCCTCCATCTGGTCGGGATCGGGAATCTCCCAAATATGCACTCCCCTATCCAAGCGTGTCATGATCCAATCAAGATAGCGTTCAGCTGCCGGATCCTGAAGCACATCTGTCCCGAAACGAACCCTCACGATCCTTTCCTTCGATGCACAGCCCCACGCATGGCCCGCACCTCCTGATACCCTTCGGAAAATACCCGCTCCGGCCACCAGGCCACCTCCCCATCACTATCGATGGGGATCTGTTTTACCCGACTTCCCCCTTCCGGCAGATCCTCCACCCAGTACAACCCAACATCGTCAGGATCCATGTTCCCTTCGGCAATACGCCGTCGAATCCGCAACAGCAGGTTTTCGGAGTGTGTTTCCACCACCACCTGCCCCCTACCCGTCTTGGCAGTCGCCATCAGCAAATCTCCCAATGGGGCGTGGGCAGCTGGGTGCAAATGCATCTCCGGCTCTTCCAGAAGATCCAAAAAACCATCCTGGGTGGAAATCTGCCGCTCCAACTGCTGGGTCACAACCGGTAGTACATGCTGCATTCCCTCTCCAGCCATGGCCATATTGATACCAACCCCTCCCCGGCTCAAAGAGGGTTCCGCCACCGCACCGGAAGAGGATAGGGAAAACCGCCAACCTTCCATATGTTTTTCAAACCAGGAGGAAACTCTCTCCTGCAAATCCTGGTCTCCGATAAGACGGCTGATAGCACCACTGCCATGAAACCCCAGAGGTTGAACAGTTTGAAAATGGTCGTAAAACCGTTGAATGGGAGCCCGAAGTGGTCCCAGGTGCTCAATTTTTTCTTCATAGCGGCCAAATCGCTCACGCCATTCACTGAAAAGTGACC includes the following:
- a CDS encoding AAA family ATPase, producing MRIRSLRCARYKAFNDPVEVEIRPLTLFFGRNNSGKSAILRLIPLLLHTLSGRSPNQFPLKLDGHSYGATFPDLIHGRFPDGNVEFGMTVVSSEGLLDLKKVEIQHIRRTSFGLQENMDYTVVSRFHLLMDGQRFDWNWVPGHGKVAKYQTIGQVPFRGMLPDPEHGEAAGEYRSLFSEWRERFGRYEEKIEHLGPLRAPIQRFYDHFQTVQPLGFHGSGAISRLIGDQDLQERVSSWFEKHMEGWRFSLSSSGAVAEPSLSRGGVGINMAMAGEGMQHVLPVVTQQLERQISTQDGFLDLLEEPEMHLHPAAHAPLGDLLMATAKTGRGQVVVETHSENLLLRIRRRIAEGNMDPDDVGLYWVEDLPEGGSRVKQIPIDSDGEVAWWPERVFSEGYQEVRAMRGAVHRRKGS
- the rsmB gene encoding 16S rRNA (cytosine(967)-C(5))-methyltransferase RsmB, which translates into the protein MPTDKPTGTKRKTLSIKPTGGVTKIVVKKRPGARRKASAKKRPGTSERSPSFKPGGETRGASSASRERGESQGTPFGEKPRENQKTSRPIQYRGMPGKSPSEYRKERAQTPLPQEPLEKPDAPPPMAKRPDQQEDTFREKRPERPDTDSPSGEKRSGRLWTKTAPTKMRRDRQEKSGAVRLWFPKGHDSRTAAIRVVLGVLRDGEALDSALDYHLERVQGLSGRDRGLAVEIATGTIRHLSLLDHLLGCAMTRGMPPKDHFLWAVLRTASYQIHFMRIPARAAVHEAVALVKKSPDLPRAGFINAVLRRVTDQDREKLLSTLTNPTSRRAITWSHPPWLVALWESQLDGPLLEQRLAANNIPGPLTLRVNTLVTNRQEALAAWGERARPTDFSPEGVVITGGGPIWELPGFKEGWFAVQDEAAQLVSRLLDPRPEEKILDACAAPGGKTAHLAALANNQAHITALDSNPKRLERVRENLERLQVQGVEVMAADAGDFSVGDPSSTEENPLQTAPPLFDKALVDAPCLGTGVIRRHPDIKWRRKRDSLERIIQEQARILNQVAAQVRPGGVLVYATCSLETGENEQQISHFLETHPEWQPSPLDSEREGLPEASITPRGEFRSEPGLEGMDGFFAARLVKNIESP
- a CDS encoding DUF262 domain-containing protein translates to MQENQSLPEVKSEIVFISDLLQEVRRGRIRIPRFQRPFVWSREQIRELLDSIRQQFPIGSLLVWDTNTVLSSTSRIGTTTVISAPEGSTIAHVLDGQQRLTTLVGALLQPNEQDTDDEDPDRWKIWFDARANEFEHPKREETMEAFHFPMWKLNDTIDLLTECDRMRNAAQGDEGLGYVSRVQTLARTFQGYKLPLIRLQHSNLTQAVETFTRLNSRGRAMTADQMASALTYMEDPSGKPSFRFDVIIDRSLEQLDRYGFGDIDRRFVLRAHLANIDEEIYRTDWTRATAKGKRGEIRRKLSEVAVEESDQSLLRAVSFLMNMGVNCSRLLPYGMQLVVLSAFFSQRPDPTENQKSLLRRWFWVSSFAGWIASGNPSRISALVKEFRNEVAANDNPTHLKNMNLEEPAQAFPKRFDMRSARARTILLMLLNQKPRDSQGNLIADPWKNILSQGPSALGRIFSSGIDRDLAQGPANRILQVVDEERSQASKWLLALGKVDPPKREEILLSHAISVAAWEALKVNDRDRFLELRQEYLIELEQVVMKEERVVPPPTTEPQFSPTDTE
- the rsmA gene encoding ribosomal RNA small subunit methyltransferase A — its product is MPPSIRQLLRSHGIFPKKGLSQNFLTDPTISNQIVNLANVHPGDRVVEIGPGIGSLTQPLLKQCEVVHAIEMDDQLIPILKETTQNKGTLHIIQGDALKINYTTLANQLGGPIHIVANLPYRISSPLLFHLLEQRHTIASMTLMFQKEVAQRLTAPPNCKDYGALTVQCQMWMDVEKVLDVPPDAFHPVPKVTSAVVHFLPRQKPVAEIPDPAWFNQVVRTAFGQRRKTLKNALKPLDPDSGEWLKKADIDPIRRGETLTLTEFAHLARIGLAKAIPPEDTIQS
- the sulP gene encoding sulfate permease translates to MNLAKRFLPFLNWFPMSGGTIRADLIAGITVALVLIPQSMAYAQLAGLPPYYGLYAAFMPGAIAALFGSSKQLATGPVAVVSLLTASALLPFAAAGSDPYIGLAIMMTLMVGMFQLALGLSRLGVVISFLSHPVIIGFTNAAALVIGLSQLSKIFGVKMGRSESFMNDIWQVVLQVGDLHFVTLLFGVAAFTIMVVLKKKKPKYPNVLIAVSVTTIISWMIGFENMGGKVVGTIPEGLPKFAFPELDLATMAQLFTSAMVISLVGFMEAISIAKAMAAKTKDRIDPNQELIGQGLANIVGSIAQSYPTSGSFSRSAVNLSAGARTGLSSLFTALVVLITLLFLTPLLYHLPQAVLAAVIMMAVIGLINFKAVSHAWHANKHDGIAAVVTFVATLGFAPHLDKGIMIGAGLAIFFFLFRVMRPRVAILGRYKDGTLRDLQVHPTLPTDDRIILIRFDGQLFFANITYFEDSILGALADKPDAKYILVVGDGINQLDASGEEVIHHLVERMAENNITMVFSGLKKQVLDVMRRTNLFDAIGGDNNIFATESQAIADMYRRLEGDHKPLMPEERLAET